ATGGGAATTTATTGTGGTCGATCAGCAGGATTTATTGCAAAAAGTTTCCTTATGTCGAGAACATTACAGCGGCTTTGTTGCTAATGCACCGCTAGCTATTATTGTTGCTGTAGATCCGGAAAAAAATGATGCCTGGATTGAAAATGGATCGATTGCGTCAACATTTATTGAATTGCAGGCAGAGGCTTTAGGTTTAGGAAGTTGCTGGGTACAGGTAACCCGTCGTCCGCATAATGAAAGAATCTCCGCGGAGGATTATCTTCGCAATATATTATATATTCCTGACAACATGCGTATTTTGAATGTTATTGCCATTGGTTATAAAGCTCAGGAACTTGAACCTCGCCATGTTGATGAAGTACTTCTATCTAAGATTCATCGAAATGGATATTGAGCCG
The sequence above is drawn from the Microbacter margulisiae genome and encodes:
- a CDS encoding nitroreductase family protein; this encodes MSDLLYLMEQRRSIRRFENRSVEPEKVEMLLQAGLLAPTSKNSRSWEFIVVDQQDLLQKVSLCREHYSGFVANAPLAIIVAVDPEKNDAWIENGSIASTFIELQAEALGLGSCWVQVTRRPHNERISAEDYLRNILYIPDNMRILNVIAIGYKAQELEPRHVDEVLLSKIHRNGY